From Panicum hallii strain FIL2 chromosome 2, PHallii_v3.1, whole genome shotgun sequence, a single genomic window includes:
- the LOC112881738 gene encoding uncharacterized protein LOC112881738, producing MENGGASGSGPNSPAQAGGGVSRRQPRAGADPLLIVCRCFGVVTAATAFLCVAVNVLSAVLSFRGGTDIFGGIFRCYAVVFAIFVGVLETEWEFIIKFWKIFEYLPARGMLQIFVAVMTKAYPNVERNDLILLQEIASYMLLACGAVYTISGILCLGVLKRRKQQKATSQEQAVKDLKELEKRREELESLLIAERSQSA from the exons ATGGAGAACGGGGGAGCGTCGGGCTCGGGGCCCAACTCACCGGCGCaggctggcggcggcgtttcgcggcgccagccgcgcgccggcgccgatccGCTCCTCATCGTCTGCCGCTGCTTCGGCGTCGTCACGGCGGCAACCGCGTTCCTCTGCGTCGCCGTCAACGTCCTCTCCGCCGTCCTCTCCTTCCGCGGCGGCACCGAC ATATTCGGGGGCATATTCCGTTGCTACGCGGTGGTGTTCGCCATCTTCGTCGGCGTCCTCGAGACCGAGTGGGAGTTCATCATCAAGTTCTGGAAG ATATTTGAATACTTGCCTGCGAGGGGGATGCTACAGATATT TGTTGCTGTCATGACGAAGGCATACCCAAATGTTGAGAGGAATGATCTGATTTTGCTCCAGGAGATTGCCAGCTATATGCTTCTTGCATGTGGAGCTGTCTACACAATCTCG GGTATATTGTGCCTTGGTGTGTTAAAACGTCGTAAGCAGCAGAAAGCGACATCACAGGAGCAAGCGGTAAAGGATCTGAAG GAACTGGAGAAACGGAGAGAAGAACTTGAGTCACTGTTAATTGCTGAGCGGTCTCAGTCGGCCTGA
- the LOC112882646 gene encoding FBD-associated F-box protein At4g10400-like has product MEQPLEIAAERAMPSGSDGDAAAGEDRLSLLPDDVLVLILLRLGAAAAAGRTSVLSRRWRRVWALLTELRFPASPPPHLVASALAAHEAEAALRYLLVEAEDGAPESAAAWLPAAVRRLSGSLVFKNLAPARNFNDEAEEEEETSKGGVFELPCCERATSVSLDLGCLDLAVPPAGAFARLTELSQRRVRFHGSFELGDAVSSRRCPCLQKLNVFHARGLDSIAIHSESLLQVDLRHLHELRQLTIVAPALEGLQLINCFAHSRPVANISTPQLVFLMSCGRSHMIRARSSLAIWDNFNG; this is encoded by the coding sequence ATGGAGCAGCCGCTGGAGATCGCCGCCGAGCGCGCGATGCCCTCCGGCTCCGACGGAGACGCGGCCGCCGGAGAGGACCGTTTAAGCCTGCTCCCCGACGACGTCCTGGTACTaatcctcctccgcctcggcgccgccgcggccgccggccgtACCAGCGTCCTCTCCCGCCGCTGGCGCCGCGTCTGGGCGCTCCTTACCGAGCTCCGCTTCcccgcctccccgccgccccaccTCGTCGCCTCCGCTCTCGCTGCCCACGAAGCCGAAGCGGCCCTCCGCTACCTCCTCGTCGAGGCTGAGGATGGCGCCCCCGAATCCGCGGCGGCCtggctccccgccgccgtgcgccgccTCTCCGGCAGCCTGGTCTTCAAGAACCTGGCCCCGGCGAGAAATTTCAACGATgaagccgaggaggaggaggagacctCGAAAGGAGGCGTCTTTGAGCTGCCCTGCTGCGAGCGCGCCACCTCGGTCTCCCTCGACCTGGGGTGTCTCGAcctcgccgtgccgcccgccggagCTTTCGCCCGGCTCACCGAGCTCTCCCAGAGGCGTGTCCGATTCCATGGCTCTTTTGAGCTCGGCGACGCCGTCTCTTCGCGGCGTTGCCCATGCTTGCAGAAACTCAACGTCTTCCACGCCCGTGGGCTGGACAGTATCGCCATCCACTCAGAGTCTCTCCTTCAAGTGGATCTGCGCCACCTCCATGAGTTGCGGCAGCTCACCATTGTGGCACCAGCTCTCGAAGGGTTGCAATTGATTAACTGCTTCGCTCACAGCCGACCGGTTGCCAACATTTCCACCCCTCAGCTGGTTTTCCTCATGTCATGTGGAAGGAGCCATATGATCCGAGCTCGGTCCAGCTTGGCAATTTGGGACAACTTCAACGGCTGA
- the LOC112879990 gene encoding transmembrane protein 45B-like, whose translation MGTFLGHFLPGLAFAVLSVWHTVSTVRTYKLRGASGFRFTTWFPFPSPLRGLRRLELYLLLSFSVLAIIDQLVDLPILALWLQPDSLEHATMYLHLAVYASMALRRRLGDVVAALAASVFGQELFLLRFHSADHAGLEDHYHWLLQLAVAASLVATAASAVLSRSFAVAVVRSASVLLQGLWFVVMGFALWVPALVLSGCHAVKQGSAARRRRRRRACS comes from the exons ATGGGCACCTTTCTAGGCCATTTCCTCCCCGGCCTGGCCTTCGCCGTCCTCAGCGTGTGGCACACGGTCAGCACCGTCAGGACCTACAAGCTCCGTGGCGCCTCCGGCTTCCGCTTCACCACCTGGTTCCCCTTCCCCTCGCCGCTGCGCGGCCTGCGGCGCCTGGAGCTCTACCTCCTGCTCTCCTTCTCCGTGCTCGCCATCATCGACCAGCTCGTCGACCTCCCCATCCTCGCGCTCTGGCTCCAGCCGGACAGCCTCGAGCACGCCACCATGTACCTTCACCTCGCCGTCTACGCGTCGATGGCGCTTCGCCGCCGAC TTGGGGACGTGGTGGCCGCGCTCGCCGCGTCGGTGTTCGGGCAGGAGCTGTTCCTGCTTCGGTTCCACTCCGCGGACCACGCGGGGCTCGAGGACCACTACCACTGGCTGCTGCAGCTCGCGGTGGCGGCGTCCCtcgtcgccaccgccgccagcGCCGTCCTGTCGAGGAGCTtcgcggtggcggtggtgcgtTCCGCGTCCGTGCTGCTCCAGGGCCTCTGGTTCGTGGTCATGGGGTTCGCGCTGTGGGTGCCGGCGCTCGTGCTGAGCGGGTGCCACGCCGTGAAGCAGGGGagcgcggcgaggaggcggcggcggcggcgtgcctgTTCTTGA